From the genome of Ornithobacterium rhinotracheale, one region includes:
- a CDS encoding SulP family inorganic anion transporter codes for MNKNNLAKDFKKNFASGLVVFLVALPLCLGIALASGAPSLSGVIAGIVGGIVIGYLSTSHISVSGPAAGLTAIVWANIQELGAFELFLCAGVLAGIIQLILGFVRAGSIAEYIPSSVIEGMLAGIGVIIAWKQLPNVFGYKPSESLLDSFSLNPEFITEFSNNIEYGAVVITIFSLIILIVWDKIPFLKNIKMLPAALIVVLLGVLINQYFVYSGSAWALSSSNLVQLPVPSSFEDFKGLVVLPNFEGFLNPAVWVAGATIAVVASVETLLCIEAADRMDVHRRITDTNQELRAQGIGNIISSFLGGLPMTSVVVRSSANANSGATSKMSAIIHGFLLLISVLSIPVLLNMIPQATLAAVLLLVGYKLAKPSTIMHFWHKGKYQFVPFIVTMIGVVATDLLKGVMFGLAVAIVSILVGNMKRAYYYSRKELTDADEVKIELAQEVSFLNKAAIKKTLKNIQPNSKLIIDARKSSYISTDVLELVQDFANVFAKENNIEVLLHGFKTNYEEAFENQHSNIIITHRRSM; via the coding sequence ATGAATAAAAATAATTTAGCAAAAGATTTCAAGAAAAACTTTGCATCAGGTTTAGTGGTGTTTTTAGTCGCCTTACCACTGTGTTTAGGCATAGCCTTGGCATCAGGTGCACCATCACTTTCAGGTGTTATTGCAGGCATTGTAGGGGGGATCGTCATCGGATATTTATCTACATCGCACATCAGTGTTTCGGGACCCGCAGCAGGGCTCACAGCCATTGTTTGGGCAAATATTCAAGAATTAGGTGCATTTGAGCTATTTTTGTGCGCAGGTGTGTTGGCGGGCATCATTCAATTAATTTTAGGTTTCGTGCGTGCGGGGAGCATAGCAGAATACATTCCATCGTCTGTGATCGAGGGAATGCTAGCAGGTATAGGAGTCATCATAGCATGGAAGCAATTGCCCAATGTGTTTGGGTATAAGCCATCAGAATCGCTGTTAGATTCTTTTAGCCTTAATCCCGAATTTATCACAGAATTTAGCAATAATATAGAATACGGAGCAGTTGTAATTACGATTTTCTCCCTTATCATACTCATTGTATGGGATAAAATTCCATTTTTAAAGAATATAAAAATGCTTCCCGCTGCACTAATTGTAGTGCTCTTAGGCGTTTTAATCAATCAATATTTTGTGTATTCGGGAAGTGCGTGGGCATTGTCTAGCAGCAATTTAGTGCAATTGCCAGTACCTAGCTCTTTTGAAGATTTCAAAGGATTAGTCGTGTTGCCTAATTTTGAAGGTTTTTTAAATCCTGCTGTATGGGTAGCTGGAGCAACGATTGCCGTGGTAGCTTCGGTAGAAACACTTTTGTGTATCGAGGCAGCTGATAGAATGGATGTGCATCGACGCATTACAGATACCAATCAAGAGCTTAGAGCTCAGGGAATAGGGAACATTATCAGTTCGTTTTTAGGAGGATTGCCTATGACCTCGGTAGTGGTAAGGAGTTCTGCCAACGCAAATTCGGGGGCTACGAGCAAAATGTCGGCAATTATTCACGGATTTTTACTTTTAATCTCAGTTTTAAGCATTCCTGTGTTATTAAATATGATACCTCAGGCTACGCTTGCAGCAGTGCTTCTTCTTGTAGGCTACAAATTGGCTAAACCCAGTACAATAATGCATTTTTGGCATAAAGGAAAATATCAGTTCGTTCCTTTTATCGTAACAATGATAGGAGTTGTCGCGACAGATTTGCTAAAAGGAGTAATGTTTGGTCTGGCGGTAGCGATTGTTTCAATTTTGGTGGGGAATATGAAAAGAGCTTATTACTACAGCCGTAAGGAATTAACCGATGCCGATGAGGTGAAAATCGAGCTGGCACAAGAGGTTTCATTTTTAAACAAAGCTGCCATCAAAAAGACTTTAAAAAACATTCAGCCAAATTCTAAGCTCATTATAGATGCACGCAAGTCATCATACATTTCTACCGATGTGCTGGAGCTGGTTCAAGATTTTGCCAATGTTTTTGCCAAAGAAAACAATATCGAAGTGCTATTGCATGGCTTTAAAACAAATTATGAGGAGGCGTTTGAAAACCAACATTCAAATATCATCATTACACACAGAAGGAGTATGTAA
- a CDS encoding carbonic anhydrase: MLKTYDKIFKNNEDWVKEKLGKDADFFKKMAEGQSPEFLYIGCSDSRVTTEELMGMKPGEVFVHRNIANVVSTLDMSATAVIQYAVEHLKVKHIIVCGHYGCGGVKAAMLPQDYGLLNPWLRNIRDVYRLHREELDAIEDEQQRYNRLVELNVQEQCVNVIKMACVQERYILDHFPIVHGWVFDIGTGKLIDLNIDFEQTLSDIQKIYNLTNSDWVMSKTKNKNLQ, translated from the coding sequence ATGTTAAAAACTTATGACAAGATCTTCAAGAACAATGAAGATTGGGTGAAGGAAAAATTGGGCAAAGATGCCGATTTTTTCAAGAAAATGGCAGAGGGACAGTCGCCAGAATTTCTCTACATCGGGTGCTCCGATAGCCGAGTAACGACTGAGGAACTCATGGGAATGAAACCTGGAGAGGTTTTTGTACACAGAAACATCGCCAATGTGGTGAGCACGCTAGATATGAGTGCTACGGCTGTGATTCAGTATGCAGTAGAACACCTAAAGGTGAAACACATCATCGTCTGCGGGCACTATGGCTGTGGAGGTGTGAAGGCTGCTATGTTGCCTCAAGATTATGGATTGTTAAACCCTTGGCTCAGAAACATTCGAGATGTGTATCGTTTGCACCGTGAGGAGCTAGACGCGATTGAAGATGAACAACAAAGATACAATCGTTTGGTGGAATTGAATGTGCAAGAGCAGTGTGTGAATGTGATCAAAATGGCGTGTGTGCAAGAACGCTATATTTTAGATCATTTCCCAATTGTACATGGCTGGGTGTTTGATATAGGAACAGGGAAATTAATTGATTTAAACATCGATTTTGAACAGACACTTTCAGACATTCAAAAGATTTACAACCTCACCAATTCTGATTGGGTGATGAGTAAAACTAAAAACAAAAATTTACAATAG
- the lepA gene encoding translation elongation factor 4 has translation MKNIRNFCIIAHIDHGKSTLADRLLSHTQSVSEREMQDQLLDDMELERERGITIKSHAIQMEYEYKGEKYILNLIDTPGHVDFSYEVSRSIAACEGALLIVDAAQSIQAQTISNLYLALENDLEIIPILNKIDLPSANPEEVSDDIIDLLGCEKEDIIRASGKTGIGVEEILAAIIERIPPPEGDPDAPLQALIFDSVYNPFRGVEAFFKVVNGEIHEHEAVKFMQTGKEYEADEIGTLKLKQEPKKVIKTGDVGYIISGIKTAVDVKVGDTITSVKRPADKPIGGFEEVKPMVFAGIYPVDTEDYEELTYSLEKLQLNDASLTFQKESSAALGFGFRCGFLGMLHLEIIQERLEREFDMTVITTVPNVSYHAYTVKNPDEMILVNNPSDLPDPSGLDRIEEPYIKASIITKADFVGPVMTLCIDKRGEIVNQTYLTSDRVELTFNMPLSEVVFDFYDRLKTISKGYASFDYSPIGMRPSQLVRLDVLINGESVDALSALVHRDNAYEIGKKMCSKLRELIPRQMFDIPIQAAIGAKIIARETIKALRKDVTAKCYGGDISRKRKLLEKQKKGKKRMRQVGRVEVPQSAFMAVLKLND, from the coding sequence ATGAAGAACATACGCAATTTTTGTATCATAGCCCATATAGACCACGGGAAAAGCACCTTGGCAGATAGGCTTTTATCTCACACCCAATCGGTATCCGAGCGCGAAATGCAAGACCAGCTACTTGATGATATGGAGCTGGAACGCGAGCGCGGAATCACCATCAAATCCCATGCGATACAAATGGAGTATGAATATAAAGGCGAGAAATACATACTAAACCTTATTGATACCCCCGGCCATGTGGATTTCTCCTACGAGGTATCGCGCTCCATTGCCGCCTGCGAGGGCGCTCTCCTCATTGTAGACGCCGCACAGAGCATTCAGGCTCAAACCATTTCAAACCTTTATTTAGCCCTAGAAAATGATTTAGAAATCATTCCGATTTTAAATAAAATAGACCTCCCCAGCGCCAACCCCGAGGAGGTGTCCGATGATATTATAGACCTCCTAGGCTGCGAGAAAGAAGACATCATTCGCGCCAGTGGCAAAACAGGCATCGGGGTGGAGGAAATCCTTGCCGCCATCATAGAGCGCATTCCGCCGCCCGAGGGCGACCCCGATGCGCCCTTGCAAGCGCTGATTTTTGATTCCGTGTACAACCCATTCCGTGGGGTGGAGGCATTCTTTAAAGTAGTAAACGGCGAGATTCACGAGCACGAGGCTGTGAAGTTTATGCAGACTGGCAAGGAGTATGAAGCCGATGAAATTGGGACTTTAAAGCTCAAACAAGAGCCTAAAAAAGTAATCAAAACGGGCGATGTGGGCTACATTATCTCGGGCATTAAAACCGCCGTAGATGTTAAGGTGGGCGACACCATCACCTCCGTAAAACGCCCCGCAGATAAGCCCATTGGCGGGTTTGAGGAAGTAAAACCTATGGTATTTGCGGGAATTTACCCCGTGGACACCGAGGACTATGAGGAATTAACCTATTCGCTTGAAAAATTACAATTAAACGATGCCTCCCTCACCTTTCAGAAGGAAAGTTCCGCTGCCTTAGGCTTCGGATTCCGTTGCGGATTCTTGGGAATGCTCCATTTAGAAATCATTCAAGAAAGATTAGAGCGCGAGTTTGATATGACGGTCATCACCACCGTACCCAATGTATCTTACCACGCCTACACCGTGAAGAATCCCGATGAAATGATTCTGGTGAATAACCCCTCTGATTTGCCAGACCCCTCCGGACTAGACCGCATCGAGGAACCTTACATTAAGGCCTCCATCATTACCAAAGCCGACTTTGTGGGGCCTGTAATGACGCTCTGCATCGACAAGCGGGGCGAAATCGTAAACCAAACTTACTTAACCTCCGACCGCGTGGAGCTTACCTTTAATATGCCACTTTCTGAGGTAGTGTTTGATTTTTATGATCGATTAAAAACCATTTCAAAAGGTTATGCATCGTTCGATTATTCACCAATCGGTATGCGTCCGTCGCAATTGGTGCGTTTAGATGTGCTCATCAACGGCGAATCTGTGGATGCGCTTTCAGCCTTGGTGCACAGAGATAATGCTTATGAGATTGGTAAAAAAATGTGTTCTAAACTGCGTGAATTGATCCCAAGACAAATGTTTGATATCCCAATTCAAGCGGCAATTGGAGCTAAAATCATCGCGCGTGAAACCATCAAAGCCCTAAGAAAAGATGTAACGGCAAAATGCTACGGAGGGGATATTTCGCGTAAGAGAAAACTTTTGGAAAAACAGAAAAAAGGTAAAAAGCGTATGCGCCAAGTGGGACGCGTTGAGGTGCCACAGAGTGCTTTTATGGCGGTGCTTAAGCTTAACGACTAA
- the fumC gene encoding class II fumarate hydratase, translating into MEYRIEKDTLGEVKVPADKKWGAQTERSRNNFKIGPAASMPLDIIYGFAYLKKAAAYANAALGVLPVEKRDLIAQVCDEILDKKLDDQFPLVIWQTGSGTQSNMNVNEVIANRAHELAGKKIGEGEKTLQPNDDVNKSQSSNDTFPTGMHIAVYKKIAEVTIPGVEKLKDALKAKAEAFKDIVKIGRTHLMDATPLTLGQEFSGYASQLEHGLKALRNTLEHLSELALGGTAVGTGLNTPQGYDVKVAEYIAEFTGLPFKTAPNKFEALAAHDAIVETHGALKQIAVSLNKIANDIRMMASGPRSGIGEIIIPSNEPGSSIMPGKVNPTQCEAVTMVAAQVMGNDVAISVGGTQGHYELNVFKPVMAANALQSAQLIGDACVSFTDNCVVGIEANDKRIKELVDNSLMLVTALNTHIGYYKAAEIAQTAHKNGTTLKEEAVRLGYVSPEDFDKWVNPRDMVGSMK; encoded by the coding sequence ATGGAATACAGAATAGAAAAAGACACACTAGGCGAGGTAAAAGTACCCGCAGACAAAAAATGGGGCGCGCAAACAGAGCGCTCACGCAATAATTTTAAGATTGGGCCGGCTGCCTCTATGCCGCTGGACATTATTTATGGCTTTGCCTATTTAAAGAAGGCCGCTGCCTATGCTAATGCTGCGCTTGGGGTGCTGCCTGTGGAAAAGAGAGACCTTATTGCACAGGTGTGCGATGAGATTTTGGATAAAAAACTGGACGACCAGTTTCCGCTTGTGATTTGGCAGACTGGATCTGGCACGCAATCAAATATGAATGTGAACGAGGTGATTGCTAATCGCGCGCACGAATTAGCGGGCAAGAAGATTGGCGAGGGAGAGAAAACGCTTCAGCCTAATGATGATGTGAACAAGTCTCAGTCCTCAAACGATACCTTCCCCACAGGAATGCACATTGCAGTGTACAAGAAAATTGCCGAGGTTACAATCCCTGGGGTGGAAAAATTAAAAGATGCACTTAAAGCAAAAGCAGAGGCGTTTAAAGATATTGTAAAAATCGGTAGAACGCACCTAATGGACGCTACGCCACTCACGCTAGGGCAGGAGTTTTCTGGCTACGCTTCGCAATTGGAGCACGGCTTAAAGGCACTTCGCAATACGCTTGAACACCTTTCGGAACTAGCCCTAGGCGGCACCGCCGTGGGTACAGGCTTGAACACCCCACAAGGCTATGATGTAAAAGTGGCGGAATACATCGCGGAGTTTACAGGCCTTCCGTTTAAAACAGCGCCAAACAAGTTTGAAGCACTTGCCGCCCACGATGCCATCGTGGAGACACACGGCGCATTGAAGCAAATTGCCGTTTCCTTAAATAAAATTGCTAACGATATCCGTATGATGGCCTCTGGACCACGCTCGGGAATTGGCGAAATCATCATTCCATCGAATGAGCCAGGCTCATCCATTATGCCAGGGAAAGTGAACCCTACTCAGTGCGAAGCCGTAACAATGGTAGCCGCTCAGGTAATGGGTAATGATGTGGCAATTTCAGTAGGAGGCACACAAGGTCATTATGAGCTAAATGTGTTTAAACCCGTAATGGCTGCCAACGCACTACAAAGCGCCCAGCTCATCGGTGATGCCTGCGTATCTTTCACAGATAATTGCGTGGTAGGTATAGAGGCAAATGATAAGAGAATTAAAGAATTAGTAGATAATTCCCTGATGCTTGTAACGGCCCTAAACACCCACATAGGCTACTACAAGGCAGCAGAAATCGCACAAACCGCCCACAAAAACGGAACCACACTCAAAGAGGAAGCCGTGCGCTTAGGCTATGTAAGCCCAGAGGATTTTGACAAATGGGTGAACCCAAGAGATATGGTCGGCAGTATGAAATAA